TGAGTATTTCAAATCATACTGACCATGCATTCTATGATGTTGCCACACTGCGCTTTGGGTTGCAGTATTTCCAAGAGAGTCGCATCGACCGAAATTTCAGCGGCGGACAACGATTTCGCTTGCGCACACAGGTTGAAGACGTTACTGCATACTCTCTCAATCTCGATATCACGAAGTTTGTCGGTCCACATCGTTTTTACTATGGTGCCGAAGTGGTGCTCAATGATGTCCAATCAAATGGCTCTGGCATAGACATTCGCACGGGCGCACCGTTGCCGGTTGCTGACCGTTACCCACAATCCAAGTGGTCGTCTTACGCCGCATATCTGAACTATCAATTTCGTGCCTCTGAACAAGTGCTCGTACAATCTGGCGCGCGCTACAACTATTTTTCTAATTCATCTGATTTTACGCGCAACCTTCGATTCTTCCCGTTTAATTTCACGACGGCTTCGCTCAGCAATGGTGCGCTGACCGGCAGTCTTGGCGTTATCTATTCACCTGGTGATGAGTGGACACTCACTCTGAATGGGTCAACAGGATTTCGTGCACCGAATGTCGACGACATTGGCAAAGTCTTCGACCAACCTCTGAACACGGTTGTCTTGCCTAATCCTAACCTGCGTGCAGAGTATGCTTACAATGGCGAAATCGGCATTACCAAACTTTTCGGTGAGCGCGCAAAACTCGAACTTGTTGGCTACTACACGTTTTTAGATGGTGCTATGGTACGGCGCAACTTTCAAATTGATGGACGTGACAGCATCTTTTTCGATGGCAGCTTAAAGCGCGCACAAGCTATACAAAATGCCGCATTTGCTACGGTCTACGGCATTCAAGCTGCACTCGACCTACAGTTGCCTCTTGGTTTTAATTTCTCATCGCGCCTCAATTGGCAAATCGGCACCGAAGAAATGGACAATGGCGAACTCAGCCGTTCTCGACATGCTGCGCCGCTTTTTGGCATCAGTCGTCTTGGTTTTTCTATGCCTAAGTTAGAAGCACAGTTCTATGTGATGTACAGCGGTGAAGTGAGCTTTGACAATCTTAACCTTGAAGAGCGCGATAAACCATTCATTTACGCACGTGATGAGAATGGACAACCTTTCTCGCCTGCTTGGCTTACACTCAATTTCAAAGCTATGTACCAACTCTCCGATGTGCTCACGATTAGCACAGGCATAGAAAATTTGGCGGATGTGCGCTATCGTCCGTACAGTTCAGGTCTTGTTGCACCTGGCAGAAATTTCATTCTTTCGCTGCGTGCAGGTCTTTGAGATACAACGGTGTGATGCACGCATAGCAAAGCGCCAAATTGCGAACCGACTGACTTGTATTTGGCTTTCTTTGCAATGACTGCAAAATCGTATCTTTAGATTTTCTTAATCCAAAGCAAACGCTGATGAACATTCTAGTTGTCGGGAATGGTGGCAGGGAGCACGCGCTTGCTTGGGCACTCTCTAAGTCACCAGAAGTTGAAAAAATTTTTGTTGCACCCGGAAACGGTGGAATTCGTTACCTCGGCTCAATTGCCGAAGCCGTTGAGATTGCAGCAACCGACATAGACGCTCTCGTGCAATTTGCGCACTCCAAAAAATTGACCTTACAGTCGTTGGACCAGAGCAACCTCTTTCACTTGGTATTGCGGATAGATTTCAACAAGAGCACTTGACGATCTTTGCACCAACAAAGCGTGCTGCGCAACTTGAAACCAGCAAAGCTTTTGCGAAAGCTTTTATGCAGCGCCACAATATCCCCACGGCTCCATTTCGACACTTTACTGATTACGATGCTGCACGCGCATATATTTCATCGCGACAGGCTTTTCCTATCGTTGTAAAAGCCAGTGGCCTTGCAGGTGGCAAAGGGGTTACCGTCGCTTATCACAAAGGTGATGCCCTCGAGGCCCTTACTGCGCTGTTTGAAAAAAAGTTTTCGGTGATGCAGGGGCGGAAGTCATTATTGAGGAATTCTTGCCCGGCGAAGAAGCCAGTGTTTTTCTTATCACGGATGGGATTCACTACAAAATTCTGCCTACTGCGCAAGATCACAAACGCATTGGTGATGGCGACACTGGGAAGAACACCGGTGGCATGGGGGCTTACGCTCCAGCACCGATTGTTACCCCTGAAGTTCTTCACAAAATCGAGACGCGCATTGTTGAACCGACCTTGCGTGGCATGCGTGAAGAAGGTAATCTTTATCAAGGCTTTCTTTATGTGGGACTTATGATTCACGCTGATGAACCTAGAGTGGTCGAGTTCAATGCGCGCTTAGGCGATCCTGAAGCACAAGTTGTTTTGCCCTTGCTGCGCACCCCGCTGCTTGAGGTTTTGCTTGCTGCATTGCATGGCAATCTTTTTTCTTGCTCACTTGAAATCTTGCCCAAGTTTGCTGCTACAGTTGTCATGGCATCACAAGGCTATCCTGATCGCTACGAAACTGGCAAGTTGATTACTGGTCATTGTCATTTTGATAGCACATGTTCGTCAGAAGGCGGCAGCGAGATTGTGGTGTTTCATGCTGGCACGCGCTTTGAGCATGGCAAACTTTACACTGCTGGCGGCAGAGTGCTTGCTGTAAGCGCAATTTCCGAGACACTCGAGCAGGCACTTAAAGATGCTTATGAAGCCGTCTCACATATTCATTTTGATGGTGCGGTGTATCGGCGCGATATTGGCAAGAAAGGCTTAGCACGCCTGCAAGAGCTGCGCTCTTCTGCTTCACTCGAGTAAGAGACGCAAGTAAAAACTAGGCTGCCCCAGTCTTTTGCGTAGTTCAAAGTTTTCGACCATTCCTGCCACAGTATCTTTCAGATACTCGCTTCGCCCGACTTTGCGCACCAGCAAATTGACAAGAAATGGCGTTGCTGCAACTTTCTGCAACACACTGTGCAATCGGAACGACGGCATCAGTCTGCCATAAACCATTTCATCATATTGTTTATTGAATACGGCAGAAAAGTCTTGCGCTTTGAAGCAGTTGAGAATATGCTTTGCTGCAAAGGCGCCTGAGAGCATGGCTTCACCGATGCCTTCGCCAGTGAGTGGGTCAATGAGCGACGCCGCATCGCCCGTGAGCAAGAAGCGCTCACCTGAAATGTGAAATCGCTTTGAACCAAGCGGCAATCCAAAGCCTTTGATGTCGCCCACAATCTCCGCATGTCGAAAGCGTGAGGCAATTTGCGGGTGTGTGCGGAGAATCTCAAGGAGTTTTTGGCGCAGATTGATACGCTTTTTGTGCAGCGCTGCTGAAAGCATACCTAAGCCAACATTAGCCAATCCGTTCGGGAGTGGAAATATCCAGAGGTATCCTGGTCTGAGGTCACGCAGCAAATAGAACTCTACATAATTTTCAGGGCGTGTGTCAGCTATGCCTTTGATGTAAGCACGCACGGCTGCAGAGTAATGTTGCTCATCGAGCTTGAAGTTCGCAAGTCGCTTTGCTAAGAGCGAGTGTGCCCCATCGGCGGCAACGGCGATTTTTGCGCGTATGCTGTGCCCCTCTGCTTGCAGTTCAATATACTCACGATGCACCTGTACAGCGTCAATCGGGGTATTTTCGTAGAACGTGATGTTCGGGGCATTGCGAAATTGCTCGACCAAAAAATTATCGAAATCTATGCGGCGACTGACATAGCCAATTGTACTGCCTGAAAAATGCTTCTTTGGCTTAAAGACAATTTCTAAACAATCATTACTTGGTGAGACAATTTTGACTGCGTTGGTACACACTTTTTCTGCGAAGTGTTCAAATTTTTGTGGCAAATCAGGCGAAAGTTGCCTCATGGCTTCCGATATTTTGATGCTGAGTGCATCGCCGCAGACTTTATCGCGTGGAAATTTGGCTTTATCGAAGACGGCAATACGCAGCGGTGTTTTTTTTTAGTCCGATTGCTGTGCTTGCGCCTGCGGGTCCTGCGCCGACAATTGCAACATCGACTTCTTCAATCGCCATTTGGATTTACTTTTTGGTTGAGCACTTTATTTCAAAAATACGACTTGAGTGTTGTTGGCTAAAAAGAAAACGCTGACAAGATAGGCTTGAATCTTGTCAGCGTCATGAAAATCAGTTTGAGTTTCCGTGCATTATCTATCGGTTAGCAACGTTAAGCCGAAGGCTGCCGGTGAGCCCGGGCGTGTGCTATCAGCTGTTCCACGTGCCATAACTGTAAAGACACGGCGGCTGCCAATTGCAACATTTGTTAATCTGCCCAAGGTATCAGCAGCACCTGCTCGGAGCACAAAGATATTGTAGTTGCCCGCATCAACTTGTGCGATATCTGAAATGGTACGTGGCGCTATGTTTGAAAAGAGCGTGCTTGCTGCGGTTGCTCCCACGCGCTGCG
This region of [Chlorobium] sp. 445 genomic DNA includes:
- a CDS encoding TonB-dependent receptor codes for the protein MFAGRRAQAHFRSKKYNLSLKVRQLVVLFLALLSPALLTAQILTVRDKDTKQPLAGVKILSQSLALSATTNAKGEANISAFKGSEKIDIWLYGYKSISLSYASIKERGFEVFLTASPISANEIVVSATRWEQRKHDVPSKITVISPRDVALFNPQTAADLLGSSGEVFVQKSQQGGGSPMIRGFATHRLLYAVDGIRMNTAIFRAGNLQNVISLDPFAIENTEVFFGPGSVIYGSDAIGGVMNFQTLTPKFSANDDDVFINASALGRFSSANSEQTGHFELNIGWKNIALLTSFSSYAFSDLLMGRNGRDEYLRPFYVVRIDSLDRIVTNDNPLLQRPNSYSQINLMQKVRAQISDAWDVQYGFHFSETSEYARYDRLIETTANGLPRSAVWNYGPQKWTMHNLSISNHTDHAFYDVATLRFGLQYFQESRIDRNFSGGQRFRLRTQVEDVTAYSLNLDITKFVGPHRFYYGAEVVLNDVQSNGSGIDIRTGAPLPVADRYPQSKWSSYAAYLNYQFRASEQVLVQSGARYNYFSNSSDFTRNLRFFPFNFTTASLSNGALTGSLGVIYSPGDEWTLTLNGSTGFRAPNVDDIGKVFDQPLNTVVLPNPNLRAEYAYNGEIGITKLFGERAKLELVGYYTFLDGAMVRRNFQIDGRDSIFFDGSLKRAQAIQNAAFATVYGIQAALDLQLPLGFNFSSRLNWQIGTEEMDNGELSRSRHAAPLFGISRLGFSMPKLEAQFYVMYSGEVSFDNLNLEERDKPFIYARDENGQPFSPAWLTLNFKAMYQLSDVLTISTGIENLADVRYRPYSSGLVAPGRNFILSLRAGL
- a CDS encoding geranylgeranyl reductase, which encodes MRIAVFDKAKFPRDKVCGDALSIKISEAMRQLSPDLPQKFEHFAEKVCTNAVKIVSPSNDCLEIVFKPKKHFSGSTIGYVSRRIDFDNFLVEQFRNAPNITFYENTPIDAVQVHREYIELQAEGHSIRAKIAVAADGAHSLLAKRLANFKLDEQHYSAAVRAYIKGIADTRPENYVEFYLLRDLRPGYLWIFPLPNGLANVGLGMLSAALHKKRINLRQKLLEILRTHPQIASRFRHAEIVGDIKGFGLPLGSKRFHISGERFLLTGDAASLIDPLTGEGIGEAMLSGAFAAKHILNCFKAQDFSAVFNKQYDEMVYGRLMPSFRLHSVLQKVAATPFLVNLLVRKVGRSEYLKDTVAGMVENFELRKRLGQPSFYLRLLLE